A stretch of DNA from Pyramidobacter porci:
CGTCCTCGGGCCGGCTGTCGTTGTAGAGAAGGGAGGTATGCGCGACGTATCAGAATTTTGGGCGTACGCCCTATGGTTTTATCAAAGTGGATACGCAGGCGGTGCTTTCTCTTGTTTCCCGCCATCTTCCTCAGGGAGTACAGTGCAGCGCGGTCAGACTGCGCGCCCATGACCGTTTGTGTCTTGTCGTGATCAACGACAAGCGCGAGTTCTGGAGCCGGGAGGACGATATGCGCCGCGCCAAGGCCATCACCGAGGATCTGCGTGCCATGGGGATGGAGCTGCCCAGATTGCAGTGGATCAGACAGAGTCGCTTTCTTGTCGAGTCGCCTTATCTGGAGCGCTCTCTCTGCGGGCAGCCTGCGTTTTGGATCAACTGCGTCTGCGGCGTTTTTGCCTTTTTCGCACTTTCCTGGTGGGCTGTGGCCGTTTATGCCGTTCTGGCATTTTGTACATGGCTGTTTTCGTCGTGGCTTATTTCCGGCGGAGGCTGGGCCAAGCTGCAGAATCTTTTGCCCTTTTTGAAACGAGGTTCCCAGTGGTGACGAATAAAGATAACACTCAAGAATCGCTTCATGCGGCGCGAGTGCGCCTTTTCCAAATTCTGTGCGCGCTGGATTCTCTGGGCGGAAAGAAGCTTGACCAGCGTGAGGTCGAAGCATATCTGGAAGAGCTTTTTGTCGAGCCGGAAGCCGCTGCGGAAAACGGCGCTGAAGCTGAAAGCGGAGAAAACGGCACCGACGAGGAAATCGGGGTGTCGCGGGTTCCCTTTGCGGACTATCGCCAATCCTGCGAGCGCGCCTGTTTGGTGCGCAACGCTCTTCCTGAAATCGACGCCTTGATTGAAACGTACTCGACCGAGTGGAAAACCGAACGCATGAGCCTGGTGGATCGCACGATTATCCGCCTGGCGCTGTACGAGGCCGTGATCGCGAAAAAAGTCCCGGTCGGCGTCGCTCTCAGCGAAGCCGTGCTGCTGGCCAGAGAGTACGGCAGCGACGACTCGCCTCGTTTTGTCAACGGCGTCCTGGCCCGTATCGTCAAGGGGCTCTCGCTGTCATGATCCGCTATGGTTCCGCTCGCGTCAGAGGGGATGCCGCGCCTCTGAGCGTAGACGAAGTCGCCTTAAGAGTAAAAAATCTGCTCGACTACGATGAGACGCTTGCTCATCTTGTCGTCGAAGGCGAACTGACCGACTTCAAACGTCACGTCTCCGGGCACGTTTATTTCGTCCTGAAAGGGCGCAGCGCTTCGCTGCCCTGCGTGATGTTCCGCGGCGACGCGGCGGGCATGCTTCTCTGGCCGGCGGTCGGCGATCGCGTCGTGGTTTCGGGCAGCGTGAGGCTTTACGAGGCGCGCGGCGTCGTGCAGATATACGCGCGTAAAATGTATCCGCTGGGGCTGGGCGCGGCCGCGAGAGCCAAAGAAGAGCTGCGGCTCAGGCTGGAAAAAGAAGGGCTTTTCGCTGCCGCGCGCAAGCGTCCCTTGCCGCGTTATCCGCAGCGCGTGGCCTGCGTTACGTCCGATACGGGGGCTGCCGTTCAGGACGTGATCAGGCAATTTCGCGCGCGTTTTCCCGCCGCCGAGCTGATCGTCGTCCCCTGTCTCGTGCAGGGCGTTCACGCGGCCGAAAGCGCGGCGTTGGCGCTGAGACGGGCTTCGGCTCTGCCGGGAGTGGAAGCCGTGCTCCTGGTGCGCGGCGGCGGTGCCAAAGAAGACCTCAATCCGTTTGACGACGAAGAACTGGTGCGGGAGGTCGCCCGCTGTCCCGCCCCCGTCGTGTGCGGCGTGGGGCACGAAGTCGACTGGTCGCTGTGCGATCTGGCCGCCGACCGGCGCGAACCGACGCCGACGGCCGCCGCCACGTCGGTGTTTCCCGATCGTATGCGGGAATTGAGCGCCCTGGCGGAATGTTCCCGTCTTCTTCATATGCACGCAGACCACGGCCTGCGCGATGAAAAACAGAACCTTGCCGGCCGCGAGGAAACCATGAGGCATTTTCTGAGGCGTCTGCTGGAAAACGCGGCGCAGCGTCTTGACGATCTTGATGAAAAAACGACGTATCATGTCGGCGCCGAACTTCGGCTCATGAACGGCCGGCTCGACGAGTGCGAACGTTCGCTGGAGAATCTGTCGCCGGCGGCTCTTGCGCGCCGCGGCTACAGCTTGGTCATGAGCGGCGGCGAGCCGCTGCTCTCCAGCGCTCAGGCGCGCTGCGGCGACGTGCTCTCTGTGCAGATGCTCGACGGCACTGTGACAGGGCGCGTGGATTCCGTGGAACCTCGCGGCGTGGACGTAAGAGATGCGCATATACAGAGGAGGAGAATTCATGATGGATTATAAAATCGCCGATCTTTCCCTCGCTCCGGGCGGGCATGCCAAAATGGACTGGGCGTGGCGCTCCATGCCGGTGCTCAACGCCCTGAAGGCCCGTTATGCCGCTTCGCAGCCGCTGAAGGGCGTAAAACTTGCAGCCTGTCTTCACCTGGAAGCGAAAACCGCCTGCCTGTTGCGGACGTTCAAAGATCTGGGCGCCGAAGTCCGGGCGGCCGGCAGCAATCCGCTTTCCACGCAGGACGACGTCTGCGCCGCTCTCGTCGATGCGGGCGTTTCCGTGTTCAGCCGTCACGCCATGAGCGGCGAGGAATATCACTGCTATCTGCGCGATACGCTGGCTTTCGGCCCGTCGGTCATCACGGACGACGGCGCCGATCTGGTGGCAACGCTCCTTTCCGACATGAAGGACTTGATCCCGGCCGTCAAGGGCGCTTCCGAGGAGACGACCTCCGGCGTCAAACGCCTGAAGGCCATGGAACGGCAGGGGATTCTGCCATTTCCGGTGATTTCCGTGAACGACGCCCACAGCAAATATCTTTTCGACAACCGCTACGGCACCGGGCAGTCGGTGTGGGACGGCTTCATGCGCACGACCAATATCCTCGTGGCGGGCAAGACCGTAGTCATCGCCGGTTACGGCTGGTGCGGCCGGGGCGCGGCCATGCGCGCCCGCGCCCTCGGCGCCCGCGTCATCGTCACCGAACTGGATCCGCACCGCGCGTTCGAAGCGGTCATGGACGGCAACGAATTGATGACCATGGCCCAGGCGGCGCCGCTGGGAGATATCTTTCTTACGTTTACCGGCAACACGCACGTGATCCGGGCGGAACATTTCCAGCTCATGAAGGACAACGCGATCATGGGCAACGCCGGACATTTCGACGTCGAGATCAACAAGCGTGAACTGGCGGCGCTGGCCGTCAAACACGAATTGGCGCGGACGAACATCGAGACTTTTACGATGCCCGACGGCCGCCGTCTCAATCTGCTCGGCGAAGGCCGGCTTGTCAATCTGGCCTGCGGCGACGGGCATCCGATTGAAATCATGGATCTCAGCTTCGCGCTCCAGCTCGAATCCGCCATCTACGTGAACGAACACGGGCGCGCTCTCAAGGCGGGGCTGATGGACGTGCCTGAAGAAATCGACGCGGCGGTCATGGAAACGAAGCTCGCTTCCATGGGGTTGTCCCTCGAACGCCTGACCGAAGAACAGCGCGCCTATATGGCCGACTGGCGCGAAGACTGAAATGGCAATCCTGTTCCGCAACGTTTATCTTCTCGACGGCACGATGGAGCGCGCGCGGCGCGCCGATCTGCTCGTCGAGGGGGAGCGCATAAAAAAAATTGCCGCTCCGGATTCATTGGGCGGCGAAAAATGCGAAGTGATGGACGGCAAGGGCGAAACGCTTTTGATGCCGGGCTTTTTCAACGCCCACTGCCATGCGGCGATGACGCTGCTGCGCGGCCTCGGCGAGGAACGTCCGCTGATGGAGTGGCTGGAGCAGAAAATCTGGCCGCTGGAAGAGCGCCTCACCGACGAAGTCGTTTATGCCGGCGCCGTTCAGGCCATGTGCGAGATGGCCACGTGCGGCATCACCGGTTTTGCCGACATGTATTATCATATGGATCAGGTCGCCCGCGCCGTGAACGAGCTGGGCATGCGCTGTTCCGTTTCCGTCGGCGTCGTGCGCGATCCGGCCCGTTTCAAACAGACTCTTTACCGCGATTTTGCGGAGATGCGGGGGCCGCGGATCATCAACAGCATCGATCCGCACGCGCCGTACACCGTGCCATTCGAGTTCGTCAGCGAATGCGCCGCCGAAGCGAAAAGAAAAAATCTGCCCTTGCAGACGCATTTCCTGGAAGCCGAGTGGGAGCGCGGCTACCTCACCGACACCTTGAAAATGACGCCGGTCGAGTATCTCGAAAAAACCGGGCTTGCGACCGTGCCGCGTTTGGTCCTCGCGCACGGCGTGCAGCTCAGGGAAGACGAGCTCGACTATCTGGCCGCCCATGACAACATCACCGTGGCGCACTGTCCGGCGTCGAATCTGAAGCTCGGCAGCGGCGTGGCGCCGATTCCGGCCATGTTGGAGAAAGGCGTTCACGTGGCGCTGGGGACCGACGGCGCCGCCAGCAACAACCGGCTCGATCTGTGGGACGAGATGCGGCTTGCTTCGCTGGTCCACAAGGGCGTCGGCCATGATCCGCTGGCCGTTTCCTCGCGGCAGCTGATCGACTGCGCGACCTATCAGGGGGCGCGGGCGTTCGGTTACGAAAAAGTGGGGCGGCTCGCCGAAGGCTGGGCCGCGGACCTGACGGCCGTCGATTTGACGGCGCTCCACTATCTCGGCGTCGACGAGGAAAACATGTCCAGCTACGTCGTGTACGCCGGCAGTTCCGGCGACGTGAAGCACGTTCTCTGCGGAGGCGACTGGATCGTCAAGGATCGGACCTTTACGCCGCGCGCCGAAAAAGAAATCCGCGCGGACAGTTCGGCGCAGCGCGCCTGGCTGCTGGCGGCTCATGCCTGAGGAATCTCCGGCAGCCCGGGGCGCCGTCGTTATTTTCTCTTAAAAAAGTGCAGGAGGGGACATCCGTGCAGTATCGCAGCGGTAAGGAAATCCGTCAGTTGTTCGTAAATTTCTGGGAATCGAAAGGGGCTCACCATTACAAGAGCTTTTCGCTCGTTCCCGACGATCCCTCGCTTCTGTTCACCATCGCCGGCATGGTGCCTTTCAAGAAGTATTATCTGGGACTCGAAGAGCCGGAATACGCCTGCGCCGTGACCTCGCAGAAGTGCGTGCGCACCAACGACATCGAGAACGTCGGCCACACCGCCCGCCATCACACGTTTTTCGAGATGCTGGGCAACTTCTCCTGGGGCGGCTATTTCAAGCGCGAGTCGCTGACCTGGGGCTGGGAATTCCTCACGCAGGTCCTGGGACTCGACGGCAGCCGCATGTACGCGACGATCTACAAGGACGATCAGGAGGCGTTCGACATCTGGACCAAGGAGATCGGCATGCCCGCATCCCATCTCGTCCTCAACGGCGAGGACGAGAACTTCTGGTTCATGGGGCCTCAGGGACCGTGCGGTCCCGATTCCGAGATCCTCTACGATCAGGGAGAAGAATTTTCCTGCGGCCCCGACTGCCATCCCGGCTGCGACTGCGACCGTTTTCTCGAGATCTGGAACCACGTCTTCACGCAGTACGACCGGCAGGCCGACGGCAGCTTCAAACCGCTGCCCCGCAAGAACATCGACACCGGCATGGGGCTCGAGCGCCTTGCCTCGCTGATCCAGGGCGTACGCAACGACTTCGAGACGGATCTCTTCACCCCGCTCATGAAAAAAGCCGGCGACATCGCCGGGGTCAGGTACGGCGAGAACGATCAGAGCGATCTGGCGCTGAAGGTCATCTCCGATCATGTCCGCGCCGTCTGCTTCATGATCGCGGACGGCATTCTGCCGGCCAATGACGGCCAGGGCTACGTGCTGCGCCGCCTGATCCGCCGCGCCGCCCGTTACGGACGCCTGATCGGCATCAACAAGCCGTTCATCAACGACGTGATTCCCGCCGTGATCGAACTGATGGGCGATCCCTACTCCGAACTCGGGGAGAACCGGCTCACCATCGAGAAGATCGTCGAGATCGAGGAGAACAGTTTCGGCAAAACGATCCGCCAGGGCAGCGAGCTGCTCGACGCCGAAGTCAAAGCGGCGCTCGAAAGCGCCGGAAAGACTCTCGGCGGCGCGGTGGCCTTCCAGCTGTACGACACGTTCGGCTTCCCGCTGGAACTGACCCGCGAGATCTGCGCCGAGCGCGGCGTGTCGGTCGACGAAGAGGAGTTCAAAAAGGAAATGGAGCAGCAACGCGAGCGCGCCCGCAGCTCCAGCAAGCAGATCGCCAACAACGTCATCAAGGGGAACGTGTTCAACGCCTTGGTCAACGAATTCGGCGCCACGGATTTCGTCGGTTACGAAAAGAGCGAATGCAATACCAAGATCCGCGCGCTCGTCAGGGACGGACGGCAAGTCGACGCTCTCGGCGAAGGCGAAGAGGGCATGGTCCTGCTCGAAAGTTCGCCGTTTTACGCCGAGCGCGGCGGCCAGATCGGCGACACGGGGCTGATCAAGGCCGACGGCGTTCTTGCGGTCGTGAGGGACAGCACGCATCCCTTCGGCGAGCTGAACATGCAGACGGTCACCGTGACCAAAGGGACGCTCCGCGTCGGGGAGAGCGTCCTCGCGCAGGTCGACCTGGACCGCCATCTTGCCATCGCCCGCAACCATACGGCCACGCACATCCTCCACGCCGTGCTCGGCAAGGTGCTGGGCGGGCACGTGCGCCAGAACGGTTCGCTCGTGTCCGACCGTTTCCTGCGTTTCGACTACACTCATTACGAGGCGCCGAGCCGCGAACAGCTCGAGGAGATCGAGACGCTGACCAACGCGGCGATCCTGACCGACCGGCCGGTCACGACGGCCGTGACGGATCTCGAAGCGGCCAAAGCCAGCGGCGCCAAAGCGCTGTTCGAAGAGAAGTACGGCCAAACCGTGCGCGTCGTCTCCGTCGGCGATTTCTCCAGCGAGCTGTGCGGCGGCACTCACGTTTCGTCCTCGGGTATGATCGGTTCTCTGAAGATCGTCAGCGAAGAGAGCATTGGCTCCGGGATCCGTCGCATCACGGCGGTGACGGGCATGACCACGGTGCATCTGCTTCAGGAACTGAGCCGCACCGCCGACGAACTCTCCGCGCGTCTGGCCGTCAAACGGCCGCTGCTGATCGAAAAAGTCAGGGGCATGGAAGAGGAGATCAAGGAACTCAAACGTCAGATCGACGGGATGTCGCGCGCCAGACTCGCCGGCAGCATCGACAGTCTGATCGCGAAAAAGACGCTTGCCGGCGGCGCCGTCAACCTCTATATCGGGCGCGTGGACGGACAGAACATGGAACTGCTGCGCGAGTCCGGCGACAAATTCAAGGACGGCGATCCCAAAGCCGTGTTCGTGGTCTTCTCCAAGGCGGCGGAGGACAAGGTGCAGATCCTCTGCATGCTCGGCGAGGAAGCGCAAAAGAAAAAACTCCACGCCGGCAAGATCGTCAAGGAATTGGCCGCTCTGGTCGGCGGAAGCGGCGGCGGCCGTCCGAACATGGCGCAGGCCGGCGGCAAAGAGCCGGCCAAAATCGACGCGGCGATCGCCGCCGCCGTCGATCTCGTTGCGAAATTCATCGGAGCTTGACGATGCCCCGAATTATCTGCCTCGACGTCGGAACCGTGAGGATCGGCGTGGCAGTCAGCGATCCCCTGGGCATGTTTGCTCAGGGGATCGCTGTCTGGAAAGCGGACGGCCCCTGGCTGGACGATCTGGAGCGCGCCTTCGAGCGTTACGACACGGGCTGTCTGCTCGTTGGGCTGCCGATCCGCGAGGACGGAACGATCGGCCCCTCGGCGCAACATGTGCAGGACGTGGTAAAGGAGATCCAGCAGCGCTTTCCCATGATCACCGTGAAATATTGGGACGAGCGTTACAGCACCTGCACCGCCACGAGCTATCTGCTCGAGGGCAACGTGTCGCGCCGCAAACGAAAACAGTCCGTCGACAAGATCGCCGCCGCGGTGATCCTGCAAAGCTACATGGATGCGAAAGGAGCTGACCGATTTTAGATGACGGAACCCAAAGCGCCTTTCCAGCAGAGGCCCGCCAGGATGACGCCGATGCTGGAACAGTACTTCTATTGGAAAAACAAATACCCCGACTGCGTGCTTTTTTTCCGCATGGGGGATTTCTTCGAATGTTTCTTCGACGACGCCAAGCTCGTCTCGCGCGAACTCGACATCGCCCTGACCGCGCGCGACGCGAACAAGAACATGCCGATGGCCGGCGTGCCGCATCATGCGGTGGATCAGTACGCCGCGCGTCTGATCGAAAAGGGCTACAAGATCGCCGTCTGCGAACAGATGACGCCGCCCGACGGACGCACGCTGGTGGACAGGGAAGTCGTCAAGATCCTGACGCCGGGGACTTTCATCCCGGAGGAGGGAACCGTCGACTCGTCGCTGGCCTCGTTGCTGCTGGAGCAGGATCAGTGGACCGTCGGCTTTCTGACGCCGAGCGCCTCGACGGTGCAGGTGGGAACTTTTTCTCCGCAGGAAGCCTGGTCGGTGCTGCTCTCTTTTGCGCCGCGCGAAATTTTGATCCCGCGCGGGCGGGGCTCTCGGGAAAAGATCGAAGCCCATCCGGGCTGGTCGTATTCCGAGATGTCGGCGGAGGACTTCGATCCCGAAATCGGGCTGGCGCGTCTGTGTCGGCTCTGGAACGTCAATTCCCTCGAGGGCTTCGGTCTGCGCCGCGGCGATCCGCGCATCGGCGCCGTCAGCGCGCTGGTGAGCTATGCGGAGGAGACCAGCTTCTCG
This window harbors:
- a CDS encoding adenosylhomocysteinase, whose protein sequence is MDYKIADLSLAPGGHAKMDWAWRSMPVLNALKARYAASQPLKGVKLAACLHLEAKTACLLRTFKDLGAEVRAAGSNPLSTQDDVCAALVDAGVSVFSRHAMSGEEYHCYLRDTLAFGPSVITDDGADLVATLLSDMKDLIPAVKGASEETTSGVKRLKAMERQGILPFPVISVNDAHSKYLFDNRYGTGQSVWDGFMRTTNILVAGKTVVIAGYGWCGRGAAMRARALGARVIVTELDPHRAFEAVMDGNELMTMAQAAPLGDIFLTFTGNTHVIRAEHFQLMKDNAIMGNAGHFDVEINKRELAALAVKHELARTNIETFTMPDGRRLNLLGEGRLVNLACGDGHPIEIMDLSFALQLESAIYVNEHGRALKAGLMDVPEEIDAAVMETKLASMGLSLERLTEEQRAYMADWRED
- the alaS gene encoding alanine--tRNA ligase; translation: MQYRSGKEIRQLFVNFWESKGAHHYKSFSLVPDDPSLLFTIAGMVPFKKYYLGLEEPEYACAVTSQKCVRTNDIENVGHTARHHTFFEMLGNFSWGGYFKRESLTWGWEFLTQVLGLDGSRMYATIYKDDQEAFDIWTKEIGMPASHLVLNGEDENFWFMGPQGPCGPDSEILYDQGEEFSCGPDCHPGCDCDRFLEIWNHVFTQYDRQADGSFKPLPRKNIDTGMGLERLASLIQGVRNDFETDLFTPLMKKAGDIAGVRYGENDQSDLALKVISDHVRAVCFMIADGILPANDGQGYVLRRLIRRAARYGRLIGINKPFINDVIPAVIELMGDPYSELGENRLTIEKIVEIEENSFGKTIRQGSELLDAEVKAALESAGKTLGGAVAFQLYDTFGFPLELTREICAERGVSVDEEEFKKEMEQQRERARSSSKQIANNVIKGNVFNALVNEFGATDFVGYEKSECNTKIRALVRDGRQVDALGEGEEGMVLLESSPFYAERGGQIGDTGLIKADGVLAVVRDSTHPFGELNMQTVTVTKGTLRVGESVLAQVDLDRHLAIARNHTATHILHAVLGKVLGGHVRQNGSLVSDRFLRFDYTHYEAPSREQLEEIETLTNAAILTDRPVTTAVTDLEAAKASGAKALFEEKYGQTVRVVSVGDFSSELCGGTHVSSSGMIGSLKIVSEESIGSGIRRITAVTGMTTVHLLQELSRTADELSARLAVKRPLLIEKVRGMEEEIKELKRQIDGMSRARLAGSIDSLIAKKTLAGGAVNLYIGRVDGQNMELLRESGDKFKDGDPKAVFVVFSKAAEDKVQILCMLGEEAQKKKLHAGKIVKELAALVGGSGGGRPNMAQAGGKEPAKIDAAIAAAVDLVAKFIGA
- the ruvX gene encoding Holliday junction resolvase RuvX; this translates as MPRIICLDVGTVRIGVAVSDPLGMFAQGIAVWKADGPWLDDLERAFERYDTGCLLVGLPIREDGTIGPSAQHVQDVVKEIQQRFPMITVKYWDERYSTCTATSYLLEGNVSRRKRKQSVDKIAAAVILQSYMDAKGADRF
- the nusB gene encoding transcription antitermination factor NusB — encoded protein: MTNKDNTQESLHAARVRLFQILCALDSLGGKKLDQREVEAYLEELFVEPEAAAENGAEAESGENGTDEEIGVSRVPFADYRQSCERACLVRNALPEIDALIETYSTEWKTERMSLVDRTIIRLALYEAVIAKKVPVGVALSEAVLLAREYGSDDSPRFVNGVLARIVKGLSLS
- the xseA gene encoding exodeoxyribonuclease VII large subunit, with product MIRYGSARVRGDAAPLSVDEVALRVKNLLDYDETLAHLVVEGELTDFKRHVSGHVYFVLKGRSASLPCVMFRGDAAGMLLWPAVGDRVVVSGSVRLYEARGVVQIYARKMYPLGLGAAARAKEELRLRLEKEGLFAAARKRPLPRYPQRVACVTSDTGAAVQDVIRQFRARFPAAELIVVPCLVQGVHAAESAALALRRASALPGVEAVLLVRGGGAKEDLNPFDDEELVREVARCPAPVVCGVGHEVDWSLCDLAADRREPTPTAAATSVFPDRMRELSALAECSRLLHMHADHGLRDEKQNLAGREETMRHFLRRLLENAAQRLDDLDEKTTYHVGAELRLMNGRLDECERSLENLSPAALARRGYSLVMSGGEPLLSSAQARCGDVLSVQMLDGTVTGRVDSVEPRGVDVRDAHIQRRRIHDGL
- a CDS encoding cytochrome D ubiquinol oxidase subunit I, yielding MLSLVSRHLPQGVQCSAVRLRAHDRLCLVVINDKREFWSREDDMRRAKAITEDLRAMGMELPRLQWIRQSRFLVESPYLERSLCGQPAFWINCVCGVFAFFALSWWAVAVYAVLAFCTWLFSSWLISGGGWAKLQNLLPFLKRGSQW
- a CDS encoding amidohydrolase, producing MAILFRNVYLLDGTMERARRADLLVEGERIKKIAAPDSLGGEKCEVMDGKGETLLMPGFFNAHCHAAMTLLRGLGEERPLMEWLEQKIWPLEERLTDEVVYAGAVQAMCEMATCGITGFADMYYHMDQVARAVNELGMRCSVSVGVVRDPARFKQTLYRDFAEMRGPRIINSIDPHAPYTVPFEFVSECAAEAKRKNLPLQTHFLEAEWERGYLTDTLKMTPVEYLEKTGLATVPRLVLAHGVQLREDELDYLAAHDNITVAHCPASNLKLGSGVAPIPAMLEKGVHVALGTDGAASNNRLDLWDEMRLASLVHKGVGHDPLAVSSRQLIDCATYQGARAFGYEKVGRLAEGWAADLTAVDLTALHYLGVDEENMSSYVVYAGSSGDVKHVLCGGDWIVKDRTFTPRAEKEIRADSSAQRAWLLAAHA